In the Silurus meridionalis isolate SWU-2019-XX chromosome 6, ASM1480568v1, whole genome shotgun sequence genome, one interval contains:
- the tmem88b gene encoding transmembrane protein 88 b isoform X2, whose product MSMTGTLEKGAHHKTLDLSEELPPNHHQQQGILQHSSSTASISADGTPISTLGVVVPPPYSAPVGGGCEAPLELRGSLDCWACSVLVTAQNLVIATINTCLAALVFGLILTPVIVMVMFGFLCHSTVRPQGTSAYCLDQLTDGAVLFTKTCLPHTTMAWEKAAVDKTQVKTKRREKCGYNNNGSQQIYHMQYV is encoded by the exons ATGAGTATGACAGGCACCCTGGAGAAGGGAGCTCATCATAAGACGCTCGACCTTTCTGAGGAACTGCCACCAAACCACCACCAGCAGCAAGGTATTCTCCAGCACAGCAGCTCCACGGCCTCCATATCTGCAGATGGGACACCCATCAGCACCTTAGGAGTGGTGGTACCTCCACCATATTCTGCACCAGTGGGTGGAGGTTGTGAAGCTCCCCTAGAGCTGAGGGGCTCTTTGGACTGTTGGGCATGTTCAGTACTTGTAACAGCCCAGAACCTTGTGATAGCCACTATTAACACATGCCTGGCTGCTCTGGTGTTTGGCCTGATCCTCACTCCTGTCATAGTAATGGTGATGTTCGGATTTCTGTGCCACTCCACA GTGCGTCCACAGGGAACATCAGCCTACTGCTTGGACCAGCTGACTGATGGAG CCGTGCTGTTTACAAAAACCTGCCTGCCACACACCACCATGGCCTGGGAGAAGGCTGCTGTGGACAAGACCCAGGTCAAGacaaaaagaagggaaaagtGTGGGTATAACAATAATGGGTCTCAACAAATTTACCATATgcaatatgtttaa
- the sst5 gene encoding somatostatin-1: MSTRMSYPMQVVVLALSLLVLVSRVRTAPRNDLMAHLRQNEEDGKEDYLRILLPKLLSELEIPDENDTPSDEDMELSRILRHLPLTPRERKAGCRNFFWKTFTSC; encoded by the exons ATGAGCACTAGGATGAGTTATCCAATGCAGGTAGTGGTGTTGGCTTTGTCCCTTCTTGTGTTGGTGAGTAGGGTCAGAACAGCTCCCAGAAACGACTTAATGGCTCATTTGCGCCAAAATGAGGAAGACGGGAAGGAG GACTATTTGCGAATACTTCTGCCAAAGCTCCTTTCTGAGCTGGAGATCCCAGATGAGAATGACACCCCTTCTGATGAGGACATGGAGCTGAGCCGCATCCTACGCCATCTTCCATTAACCCCACGTGAACGGAAAGCTGGGTGCAGAAACTTCTTCTGGAAAACGTTTACCTCCTGTTAA
- the tmem88b gene encoding transmembrane protein 88 b isoform X1 has protein sequence MSMTGTLEKGAHHKTLDLSEELPPNHHQQQGILQHSSSTASISADGTPISTLGVVVPPPYSAPVGGGCEAPLELRGSLDCWACSVLVTAQNLVIATINTCLAALVFGLILTPVIVMVMFGFLCHSTVRPQGTSAYCLDQLTDGGCVALLIVGFLMVTPLLVLALAAYCRLARHLQLSLCFIPYSRAVYKNLPATHHHGLGEGCCGQDPGQDKKKGKVWV, from the exons ATGAGTATGACAGGCACCCTGGAGAAGGGAGCTCATCATAAGACGCTCGACCTTTCTGAGGAACTGCCACCAAACCACCACCAGCAGCAAGGTATTCTCCAGCACAGCAGCTCCACGGCCTCCATATCTGCAGATGGGACACCCATCAGCACCTTAGGAGTGGTGGTACCTCCACCATATTCTGCACCAGTGGGTGGAGGTTGTGAAGCTCCCCTAGAGCTGAGGGGCTCTTTGGACTGTTGGGCATGTTCAGTACTTGTAACAGCCCAGAACCTTGTGATAGCCACTATTAACACATGCCTGGCTGCTCTGGTGTTTGGCCTGATCCTCACTCCTGTCATAGTAATGGTGATGTTCGGATTTCTGTGCCACTCCACA GTGCGTCCACAGGGAACATCAGCCTACTGCTTGGACCAGCTGACTGATGGAGGTTGTGTGGCTTTGTTAATTGTGGGCTTCCTGATGGTTACCCCACTGCTCGTTCTGGCATTGGCTGCCTATTGCAGACTGGCTCGTCACCTGCAGCTCAGTCTCTGTTTCATTCCTTACAGCCGTGCTGTTTACAAAAACCTGCCTGCCACACACCACCATGGCCTGGGAGAAGGCTGCTGTGGACAAGACCCAGGTCAAGacaaaaagaagggaaaagtGTGGGTATAA
- the bcl6b gene encoding B-cell CLL/lymphoma 6 member B protein: MSKMQLAVEDYQDSTRRDSVVEVQGYVKEFTRHSNDVLLNLNELRHRNILTDATLLVGSARLHAHCAVLIACSGFFYSLFSKHKTGAVGERGVSLTLPEGLDAGSVALLLDFMYTSRLPLSPGTAPGVLAAATYLQMEHVADTCRAFLQKSENICVSPHLVDLASKNTHVSFTVSTGGRSPPGHASFSSSTSRPAVDMEEPRSAQARVLSERLNSVEATRCKSPAPSSESPASANTPSPGSPCQSRGQPNSPAESSGCSLSPKLKHRSSESRPTPDPKACNWKKYKYIVLNPLCATHIKEEGPGEECQTSDHSSSSSDSDQADVTPKLSDEAWLPAGHGLKDIQTPSWPTKDYHHTQQTLTKDHQQLLPRIRESPFPPLLNSTKQNIHTFGKLPVKLENHSPVICYSGNQGNTKPTCSGEKPYRCDVCGAQFNRPANLKTHSRIHSGEKPYRCDTCGARFVQVAHLRAHVLIHTGEKPYPCHTCGTRFRHLQTLKSHLRIHTGENHTCEKCDLRFRHKSQLRLHLRQKHGAVTNTKIRYKVLADPYHTGPAILQAS; the protein is encoded by the exons aTGAGTAAAATGCAGCTGGCTGTGGAGGATTATCAGGACTCTACCAGACGTGACTCGGTGGTGGAGGTCCAGGGATACGTAAAGGAGTTCACGCGCCACTCTAATGATGTTCTGCTTAATTTAAATGAGCTAAGACATCGCAACATCCTGACTGATGCCACACTTTTGGTGGGCAGTGCCCGGTTGCACGCTCACTGTGCAGTGCTCATAGCATGCAG tGGCTTCTTTTATTCCTTGTTCTCCAAACACAAGACTGGTGCTGTGGGAGAACGAGGGGTTTCCCTGACTCTGCCAGAGGGGCTAGATGCGGGCAGTGTGGCATTGCTGCTGGACTTCATGTACACATCCCGCCTTCCTCTCAGCCCTGGCACCGCACCTGGAGTGCTCGCTGCTGCCACCTATCTGCAGATGGAGCATGTTGCTGACACCTGCCGAGCTTTTTTACAGAAGAG TGAAAATATTTGTGTAAGCCCTCATCTGGTGGACCTGGCATCCAAAAACACCCATGTGAGTTTTACCGTCAGCACAGGTGGCAGATCACCTCCAGGCCACgcttctttctcctcctccacttCTAGACCTGCAGTGGACATGGAGGAGCCCCGCTCTGCTCAAGCCAg AGTTCTTAGTGAGAGATTAAATTCAGTAGAGGCAACAAGATGCAAAAGTCCTGCTCCCAGCTCTGAATCACCAGCCTCTGCAAATACTCCATCACCAGGCAGTCCCTGTCAGTCCAGAGGTCAGCCTAACTCACCTGCTGAGTCCAGTGGTTGTAGTCTTTCCCCTAAACTAAAG CATCGTTCTTCTGAATCCAGACCTACTCCTGACCCAAAGGCTTGTAACtggaagaaatacaaatatattgtcCTGAACCCTCTATGTGCTACACATATTAAAGAGGAAGGGCCAGGGGAGGAGTGCCAAACTTCTGACCACTCTTCCTCTTCTAGCGATAGTGATCAGGCAGATGTAACACCCAAACTGTCTGATGAGGCATGGTTACCTGCTGGACATGGCTTAAAGGATAT acAAACCCCTTCATGGCCTACCAAGGATTATCACCACACACAGCAGACACTTACAAAGGACCACCAGCAGCTACTTCCCAGGATAAGAGAG AGCCCATTCCCCCCTTTGCTAAACAGCACCAAACAGAATATCCATACATTTGGAAAGCTTCCAGTCAAGCTTGAGAATCACTCTCCAGTGATTTGTTATTCAGGAAATCAAGGAAACACAAAACCTACCTGCTCAG GAGAAAAGCCATACCGCTGTGATGTGTGTGGGGCGCAGTTTAATCGTCCAGCCAATTTGAAGACCCATTCTCGCATTCACTCAGGAGAGAAGCCATATCGCTGTGACACCTGTGGTGCTCGATTTGTTCAG gtggctCACCTGCGTGCCCATGTTCTGATCCACACTGGGGAGAAGCCATACCCATGCCACACCTGTGGAACACGTTTCCGTCACCTGCAGACACTGAAGAGCCACTTGCGCATTCACACAGGAGAAAACCATACA TGTGAGAAGTGTGATCTGCGTTTTCGTCATAAGAGCCAGCTGAGGCTTCATCTGAGGCAGAAGCATGGTGCTGTTACCAACACCAAAATACGCTATAAAGTCCTGGCTGATCCGTACCACACTGGACCAGCCATACTGCAAGCCTCCTAA
- the trip6 gene encoding LOW QUALITY PROTEIN: thyroid receptor-interacting protein 6 (The sequence of the model RefSeq protein was modified relative to this genomic sequence to represent the inferred CDS: inserted 1 base in 1 codon), whose amino-acid sequence MSSSSWVPSRTLSSPEISAAQMSHSGPAFYRPPKKGPPDQRAKYGGYDQNGPAGGNSVPSRYMATGPSGGSMHHQHQDGYSGPPSYNPLSPKGEHYYPPGPGPTDDHLFWSTHMKSYDQHTRGSDQHLSSIDAEIDSLTCMLADMDSHSQNTSTQLYDNVPYNKHLYSDRYKPXNQTGAPSQNRPSMGYPPHPQSQYHPSPPYVSTPKPEHSYPSPSSSAHIPYPQPVPASYTTASTPSGPRFTVQVKTAQPVTYSQSGRQAEQAYTPPPPRQHATCPAPQDRPHYTDVPGQGQGWYPPPPPPTQQAHGDPAAYKASSGSVQVPSRVQGPPGKKGQEQSFQSSKGIVPRAEEELDRLTKKLVYDMNHPPTEEYFGRCARCGDNVLGDGSGCIAMEQVFHVDCFTCITCHAQLRGKPFYALDKKSYCESCYISTLERCSKCSKPILDRILRAMGKAYHPRCFSCVVCGCCLDGVPFTVDATSQIHCIEDFHRKFAPRCSVCGEPIMPEPGQEETVRIVALDRSFHVNCYICEECGLLLSSEGEGRGCYPLDGHILCKSCSARRIQDLSAKISTDC is encoded by the exons ATGTCCAGTTCTTCCTGGGTGCCTTCGAGAACTCTGAGTAGCCCTGAAATATCTGCAGCACAGATGTCACACTCTGGACCTGCTTTCTACAGACCTCCCAAAAAAGGTCCACCTGACCAGAGAGCCAAATATGGTGGGTATGACCAAAATGGACCAGCGGGTGGAAATAGTGTACCTTCAAGGTACATGGCCACTGGACCCTCAG GGGGAAGCATGCATCACCAGCATCAAGACGGTTATTCAGGGCCTCCGTCCTATAACCCACTTTCTCCAAAAGGGGAACACTATTATCCCCCAGGGCCTGGACCCACAGATGATCATCTCTTCTGGAGCACACACATGAAAAGCTATGATCAACAC ACACGTGGGTCTGATCAACACCTCTCTAGTATTGATGCAGAGATAGATTCCCTTACATGCATGCTGGCTGACATGGATAGCCATTCTCAGAACACAAGCACACAG CTATACGACAATGTGCCTTACAACAAGCATCTCTACAGCGATCGCTACAAAC TCAATCAGACAGGTGCTCCGTCCCAGAACAGACCATCCATGGGTTACCCTCCACATCCTCAAAGCCAGTACCATCCTTCTCCACCTTATGTGTCCACCCCAAAGCCTGAACACTCCTATCCATCCCCATCATCGTCTGCCCATATACCATACCCCCAACCAGTGCCAGCCTCCTACACCACTGCCTCCACTCCAAGTGGGCCACGCTTTACTGTGCAGGTCAAAACTGCCCAGCCTGTGACTTATTCTCAGAGCGGGAGACAGGCAGAGCAGGCCTACACCCCACCACCTCCTCGCCAGCATGCTACTTGCCCTGCCCCACAGGATCGCCCACATTACACAGATGTCCCAGGACAAGGACAGGGCTGGTACCCACCACCCCCTCCACCAACCCAGCAGGCCCATGGTGATCCAGCAGCTTATAAGGCAAGTTCTGGTAGTGTTCAGGTGCCAAGCAGGGTACAGGGACCACCAGGAAAGAAAGGACAAGAGCAGAGTTTCCAGTCTAGTAAG GGAATAGTGCCAAGAGCAGAGGAGGAGTTGGATCGTCTCACTAAGAAGTTGGTGTATGACATGAATCATCCTCCCACAGAGGAATACTTTG gCCGGTGTGCCAGGTGTGGAGACAATGTTCTCGGTGATGGGAGTGGTTGTATCGCTATGGAGCAGGTTTTCCATGTGGACTGTTTCACATGTATTACCTGTCATGCCCAACTTAGAGGCAAGCCGTTCTATGCACTGGACAAAAAGAGCTACTGTGAGAGCTGTTACATT AGCACATTGGAGCGCTGCTCAAAGTGTTCAAAACCGATCCTGGATCGGATTTTGCGGGCAATGGGTAAAGCGTATCACCCACGCTGTTTCAGCTGCGTAGTTTGTGGCTGCTGCCTTGACGGTGTTCCCTTCACCGTGGATGCCACTTCACAGATTCACTGCATTGAGGACTTCCACAG GAAGTTTGCCCCAAGATGCTCTGTGTGTGGGGAGCCAATAATGCCTGAGCCAGGTCAGGAGGAGACAGTGAGAATTGTGGCTCTAGATCGCAGTTTCCATGTCAACTGCTATATTTGTGAG GAGTGTGGTTTGCTCCTCTCATCTGAAGGAGAGGGTCGGGGCTGCTATCCTCTGGACGGTCACATTTTGTGCAAGAGCTGTAGTGCCCGACGAATCCAGGACCTCTCTGCCAAAATCTCCACCGACTGCTAA